The Priestia koreensis genomic interval GACCGCTTTGTGCACCGTATCCAAATCCTTTACCAACAGATCCGTTATAATAGCCACCGTTTTTACCCGGTGATTTTAGAATTGAAATACTGCCTCCAAAAGATGTTTTTCCAGTTCCATCTTGGGCACCACCGCTCACCTGAATGTTAATACCACTCGTATTGTAAGCTCCTAGACCATTTCCTGGAATAGAGCCATTGTTGTATTGAAGGCTAATCGCAGGAAGTTTTTTATACGAGCCGTCAAGACGGTTACGCACGCGGTGACAAGAAACGCGACTGCCTAGAATACGCTGTTCAGATGTAACTGTATCATACGAACGCGACTGTTCTAGACTTTCAACGTGATAGTCTAAATATTCGCTACCGACGGCTACACTTAATTGTTCTTCTTCAACGCTTGCTGCTACCTCAGGCTGTGCAAAAGGCTGAATATCCACTGTTTTAAGCAGATAGGTAAGGTCAAGAAGATCTTTTCCTCGTGCTTGCGTTAAAAGGTCAGAGCGTCCTACTAGATCTTGAAGACGATCAAATCCTAGATCGCCAGCTAGTTGTTTTAGCTCATTACCAAAAGCGGTAAAGAAGTTTGTTAACCCTTGAACAGCATTATCTAGTTGACGAGGAACGAAGCGACGAAGTCCGTGTTCTTTTGCTTGGGCTTCTGACTCAATTTGTGTCGCAATTCCTACATGACACGTATCAAGGTGACAGCCTCGACAAGTTGTACATCCAATTGCGATCATTGACAACGTACCAAACCCAATACGATTTGCCCCGAGCATCATCATTTTGACAACATCAAGAGCACTTTTAATTCCACCGTCAGCCCAAATTTCCACCTTCTGACGTAGTCCAGCTTCTAAAAGAGCATTATGAGCCGCTTTAACGCCAATCTCTACTGGTAACCCTACGTGCTGAAGTGCATGGATACGCGCCGCACCAGTTCCTCCATCAAAACCACTTAAGGTAATAATGTCAGCTCCAGCTTTGGTAATTCCAACAGCAATCGTTCCGATGTTTGGCACGACCGGTACTTTGACCGCAACTTTTGCTTGGTCATTGGCTGTTTTTAACTCAGAAATCATTTGAGCTAAGTCTTCAATGGAGTAAATGTCATGGTTATTGGATGGTGAAATTAAATCTGATCCGACTGTAGCATTACGCGCTTCAGCAATTTTTAACGTTACTTTTGATGCTGGTAAGTGTCCACCTTCCCCAGGCTTTGCTCCTTGCCCAATCTTAATCTCCAATAGATTAGAAGAGTTAAGAAGCTCAGCGTTCACACCGAAACGTCCAGATGCTACCTGCTGTCCTCGTGTACGAGGATACTTGCCAAGCATATCTTTAATTTCGCCACCTTCACCATTTAAGCTCACCATATTCAAGCGGTTGGCTGCTTCAGCATAGGCTCTAAACGCAATTTCATTTTGAGATCCAAATGACATAGAAGCAATCACGAACGGCAAGCTGTGTTCTCCTACACCAACATCAACCTTTTCAGGTGATATGCGTTTAGGAGATGAAGTTACATTCGTCAAATGACGAATAGTAGTCGGATTTCCTTCCTCTTGCTCCGTTAACTTTTCACGATAAGCATCGTATGATCCAGTTTGTGCGACTTCTCCGATCGCTTTCCAAATACGAGGGAAGAGGTGGAACGTTTTCCCCGGACGTGCTTTCTCGTCTTCGTATTCCGCTGCTCTCGCAATTGAATCTTCTTTCATCTGCTCCCAATTGTGGACGAGAGTTGTTGAACCAAAGAAGTTTACAACATTTAGAATTCCAGCAATGTCGTCATGTAAACCAATTGCTGAGAAAAGACGTCCGTATCCTCTAAGCTCATGAATTCCAATCGTAGAAATAACCTTTTCTAGTCCTTTTATTAATGCGGAATAGAGATTTAACGTCGGTTGATCTGTTTCTTCAAAGACTGTCGCAAACAATAAGTATGGACTAATGACATTTGCTCCTAAGCCAAAGGCAGTTACCACGTCATGCAACGAGCGAATAGCCCCTGAACGTAGAAGCAACGTACAGTTACGGCGAAGCTGTTTTTCTACTAAAGCCTGATCTAAAGCAGCCGTCACGAGGTGAGGATCTAAAAAGTACTGTCCGTTTTGATGAGCCTGTGCATCGTCAATGATAAGCAGCGTTTTCCCGCCTAATACCGCTTCTGTCGCTTCCTCTTCAAGACGCTTTAAAGCTTCAGGGATTGATTCGCCATCTTTAAACGTAGCAGATAAATAATAAGATAACTGCTTTTGCTGATAGTCATTTACTAATTGATCAAAGGAAGGCTGTTCAAGTGCTTCAGCACAGCGATTTCCTTGCTCTCCTTCAATAAGGATAGGGGAGAGTAGTTCAACAACATAGTCGTTATCCTCTTTCTTAGAAAGAGATGGACGTTTCCCAATGATGACCCGTGTAGAAAAGTGCTCTGTCTCACGATCACGGTCAATGGCTGGATTCGTAACAACCGCTACGCTTTCTTTAATATAATCCGCAATATTTTTACGACCACCATGTAAAGCCGCAAGCGGTGCGTCATGACCTAACGAGCGAATTGGTTCGGCGCCGTTATCAGCCATTTGTTCAATAAGCTGTATATGCTCACGATCCCAGCCAAATGCGGCATAATGACCGTTAGATACTTTCCCTAAATTCGTCATTAAAACATTGGTTGGGTAATGAGGCGTTGAAAGACGAAGACGGTCTTCAGCTAGCTTAATCCGCTTAGAGAACCGCTCGTATACTTCCTGCTGAAGTGCTGGATAATCAAACACAACCATCTTCCCATCAGCATTCCATTTTAAGCCTACTTTTTCTCCAGGTCCTAGTGGTTTAGGTTCAGCAACATACTCGCCGTTTGGAATAATTCCTGGTTCAGAAGAAAACAGGTAAGAGCTCTCAGTCTCTAACTTCCACAATGGACGCAGCCCTAAAGAATCTACGCTGAAAACAGCTTCGTCTTCATATCTTGAAATAATTCCAGCAGGGCCTTGGGCGAAGTGTCCCCACGCTTCTCGAACATACGTGTACAAATCTTGTAGGTGAGGTGGGTAAGCTTTAATTTCGTTAACGATAGGAGGGAAGAGAACATCGACCGCCTCAAATAAAGAATAATCATCGCGTGAAATAAGCGATTGAATAATTCGGTCAAGATCTTGTGAATCACTACCTCCATTTGTTAACGAAACATTCATCATACGCGCTTCGTCACGAAGCTTTGCTACCGTGTTAATTTCTCCGTTATGGCCTAACAAGCTGAATGGTTGTACACGGAAAAAATTTGTAAGCGTATTGGTTGAATAACGATTGTGACCAAGCGTCATCGTTGAGGCAATCACGGGACTTTTTAGATCTTCGTAGTAAGCCTTTAGGGTGTCGCCAGCGCCCATTACTTTATAAACGACATAAGAGTTGCTTAAGGAAGATACGTGAACAGCAGCATCTTTCTCAATTTCTAGCGTTGCTTCAAATGTTTTCTTCTTTATAGAATGGGTATCTTTAGAAATAAGTCCAACCTGCCAGAAGTAAGGTTCTTCATTTTTAGCGAGAGGACCTAGAACGTCTGAGTTTGTAATATTATCTGCTTCATACACTAATTCGAAATTTAGACCTTCTAATACTGACAAAATGCGCTTTTTTGCAGAAGTCTTGCTAACTTCCTTAGAAATAAAAAAGTGACCGACAATAAAAGAATCTTGGTCTACTAAACTTTCATTTAATCCAGCTTTAGATAGTTTTTCTTTCCATAGAATAGTTGGTAAGTCGATGTGTACACCAATTCCATCACCTTCGCCGTTAACAAAGCCAGCACGGTGATTCATAGTGTTAAGAGCATTAATGCAGTCCTCAATATTTTTCTTTGTTGCTTCTCTCTCTTTTTCAATGACTGACACAATACCACACGCATCGTGTTCGTGAAGATGATAGTCTTTAAATAAACTAGGGGTCCATGTTGATTGACGCATACGTTTGGCTTCAAGTGCGTAGTAAGATCACACACACTCTTCCTGCCTTCACCTCCAAGTAATAATCTATTTTTAAAAGTAAACTAAAAAACTAAATTTTCAGAATTGTAACTAACATCTTATCATGGATTTCAGAAAAATTCAATTATTTATTCATTTTGCTGATCAATTATTCAAACCCATAAAATTAATAAAACTGTCAATAATACGTACAAACATTAATTTGTAAGCGTTTCCAATTAAAAAGAAAAACGGTCATCGGAAATATATCTCCGATGACCGTTAATATTATTGTATATTTATGCGTTCGCTAATTGTTTAAATGCATTTTCAACTGCAACTAACGTCTTTTGAATGTCTTCTTCTGTATGAGCAGTCGTCAGGAACCACGCTTCGTATTTAGAAGGAGCTAAATTAATACCTTGGTGAAGCATTAATTTAAAGAACTTCGCGAACATCTCGCCGTCCGTGTTTTCAGCTTGTACATAATTTTTCACTTTTTCATTTGTGAAATAAATCGTTAGCGCGCCTTTCAAGCGGTTAATGGTAATCGGAAGGTTGTATGTAGCCGCGTGCTTTTCGATACCCGCTTCAAGAATGGCACCAAGACGGTCCATTTCTTCGTATACTCCTTCTTCTTTTAACACTTCAAGACATGCGATTCCAGATAGCATAGAGGCCGGATTCCCTGCCATTGTTCCTGCTTGATAAGCTGGTCCAAGAGGCGCAACTTGTTCCATAATATCTTGGCGGCCACCGTATGCACCGATCGGTAACCCACCACCAATAATTTTACCTAGAGCCGTTAAATCTGGCTTAACGCCTAATAGATCTTGTGCTCCACCATACATAAAACGGAATGCCGTAATTACTTCATCATAAATAACGAGTGCGCCAGCTGCATGCGCCAAATCATTTACTTGTTGAAGGAATCCTGGCTCTGGTTCAACAATCCCAAAGTTTCCGACGATTGGTTCTACTAAGATTCCAGCTACTTCATCGCCCCATTTTTCAAGAGCTTCTTTGAACGGTTTAATTTCATTGAATGGGACCGTAATAACCTCTTGTGCGATGCTCTTTGGTACGCCCGCTGAGTCTGGTGTCCCTAATGTAGATGGTCCAGATCCTGCTGCTACTAGCACTAAGTCTGAGTGACCATGGTAGCACCCAGCAAATTTGATGATTTTGTCACGACCAGTATAAGCACGCGCAACACGAATTGTCGTCATAACCGCCTCAGTCCCGGAGTTAACAAAGCGTACTTTATCTAAAGCAGGCATTGCTTCACGGATCATTTTTGCGAATGTAATTTCATGCTTTGTTGGTGTACCGTATAGCACGCCTGTTTCTGCTGCATGTTGGATTGCTTTTGTAATATGTGGGTGAGCATGTCCAGTAATGATTGGGCCATATGCCGCTAAGTAATCAATATATTGATTACCATCTACATCCCAGAAATATGCGCCTTTTGCGCGTTCCATTACAACAGGAGCACCGCCACCTACCGCTTTATAAGATCGAGAGGGGCTGTTTACTCCTCCAAGAATATTTTCTACAGCTTCTTGCTGAAGCTGTTCAGATTTTGTGAATTGCATCATGTTCCTCCTCAAGAAACGTATTTACCATCCCTATTCTATCAAAATAAGAAACGTGGAAAAAGGTAAGCGAGCTGATTCATTGCGAAAGAGTAATAAACAGATTTTGCTGAAAAAACAAACAATTATTTTAGTAATTGTGAAGGGGTAGGGAATTGTATAGACTAAGGCGTACGGTTAATAAGCATGGAGGTTACATCATGGGAAATGCAATTGAAGTTGTAAAGTTACGTAAAGAATTTAAGGCCTATTCAAGCCGTTCGGGATTAAAAGGCGCTTTTCGAGATCTTTTGACACGAAACTATAAGATTCACCGAGCGGTAAATGATATTTCTTTTACGGTCAAGCAAGGAGAAATGGTTGGATACATAGGTGAGAACGGAGCTGGGAAATCTACCACGATTAAAATGCTCACAGGTATTCTAACTCCAACAGATGGCAATGTGACTGTAAATGGTATGAACCCGCACAAGGAGCGCGAGCGATTTGCCCATACGATTGGCGTCGTATTTGGACAGCGTTCACAGCTTTGGTGGGATATTGCCGTTCAAGAGTCGTTTCGATTGCTTAAAAAAGTGTACAAAGTATCGGATGAAGAATATGAAGAGCACATGGAGCATGTCATTAAAACATTGGATATTGGTCCACTACTAGATAAGCCTGTACGAAAGTTATCGCTAGGACAGCGAATGCGTTGTGAGCTTGCGGCGGCACTTATTCATAATCCACCGCTTCTGTTCTTAGATGAACCTACAATTGGATTGGATGTACTTGTAAAGTTAAAAATTCGCCAATTTTTAAAAGAAATTAACGAAAAATACAACACAACGATCCTATTAACGACACATGATTTAGCGGATATTGAAGCACTGTGTGAACGAGTAGTGATGCTAGACGAAGGAAACATTATTTATGATGGTTCGTTGAAAAAGCTTCGCTCCAATTGGGGTGGTCAGAAGCAAGTTTCCTTTGAATTTAAAGAGGAACCAAATAAGGAAGAACTGGCTGCCTTTACCTCTGAACTTCCTGTTTCTTGGAAAGAAGGAGAAAGAGCCAATGTGCTAGTAGCACATGTTCATAATGAGGAAGATGCGATCTCGCAAGTAATCGGTAAAGTAGTAGCACGGTATGCAATCAAAGATATTAGCATCGACGAGACGTCGACAGAAGAAATTATCCGAAACATCTATGAAGAGGGGATGACGCATGGATAAGTATCTTGAAATGATTCGCATACGGTTTTTAATGATGCTTGCCTATCGAACAAACTATTATAGCGGTATCCTTATTTATAGCATTAACATCGGAGCGTACTATTTTCTATGGAGTGCGATCTACAGTGGAAAATCGAATATACAAGGGTTAACCATTGTTCAGATGACTACTTACGTTGCCGTATCCTGGATGGCTAGAGCCTTCTACTTTAATAATTTGGATCGGGAAATGGCAATGGAGATTAAAGAAGGAAAAGTAGCAGTGGAATTAATTCGTCCTTACAGTTACCTTGGCATGAAAGCGATGCAGGGACTAGGGGAAGGAATTTTCCGTATCCTATTTTTCTCTGTTCCGGGTATGGTCATTGTGGGGTTACTATTCCCAATTCAATTATCAACGGATATTCCCACGTGGGGCTTCTTTTTCCTATCATTAATCTTAAGCTTTATTGTAAACACGCAAATCAATCTATTAACGGGAATCACGACTTTTTTCTTATTTAACAATGACGGACTTATTCGAGCAAAAAGGGTAGTCATCGATTTGTTTTCTGGACTACTGTTGCCGATTTCTTTTTATCCAATTTGGGCACAGCACATTATGGCTTATTTTCCTTTCCAATCGATTAGCTATATCCCAAGTATGATTTTTACAGAAGGTTTTAAAGGGAGTCAGATTACCTCTGCGCTTTTAACTCAATGTATATGGGCACTTATTTTATTTGTTCCTATTTCACTTCTATGGAATATAGCAAGAAAAAGAATGGTTATTCAGGGGGGATAAGTCGTGTTTTACACATCTATGTTCGTTCAGTACATCAGTCAATATATGAAAACACGTCTTCAATATCGCACTGATGTAGTAGTAGAGTTATTATCAGATTTATTATTTCAAGCAGTAAATTTAATTTTTATATTGGTTGTTTTCGGGCACACACAGCTTTTAAACGGGTGGTCTCGAGATGAAATTATCTTTATTTACGGCTTCTTTCTTGTTCCGTTTGCGCTTTTCTCCGCTTTTTTTAACATTTGGGATTTTAACGAAAGGTATATCGTAAAAGGGGAGATGGATCGCATATTAACAAGACCGATCCACAGTCTTTTTCAAGTGATTCTAGAACGAATGGAACTAGAGTCTTTATTTGGGGCTTTTACTGGATTAGCGGTTATGCTGTATGCAGGTTCAAGGTTAGCACTTGATTTCCATTGGTATGACGTCATTATTTTTGTTGCGTTTGTCTTTGGAGGTGCGCTTGTTTATGCAGGTATTTTTGTTGCTATTGCAAGTATTGGTTTTTGGTCTGATGCACGTACGTCCATCATGCCTACTATGTATAATATCGGGAACTACGGAAGATATCCTGTAGATATTTACAACCAGATCATTCGTTACATTTTAACGTGGATTTTACCTTTTGCCTTTGTAGGTGTTTATCCAGCTGCGTACTTTTTAGGGAAAACAAAATGGTATGGCTATGCTTTTTTAACTCCTGTTATGGGAATTGTGTTTTTTGGAATTTCCCTTGTTCTATGGAATATTGGGGTTAAAAAATATCGTGGTGCGGGTAATTAAAAGCAAACTTCCGTATAATTAAGAAGAAATAAGTATGAAGAAAGAAGGGGATTAATATGACGCTTGACGTTGGAAAAAAAGCGCCAGATTTTGAACTTCCTTCAACTGAAGGACAAACTGTATCGCTATCTCAATTTGCAGGGAAAAATATCGTGCTTTATTTTTATCCAAAGGATATGACACCAGGGTGTACGACAGAAGCGTGTGATTTCCGTGATCAGCACGAACAATTCCAAGATTTAAACACCGTCATTCTAGGTGTGAGTCCCGATCCAGTTGCAAAACATGAAACATTTATAAAAAAACATGGACTTCCGTTTCAGCTACTAGCAGATGAAGATCATCAAGTAGCTGAACAGTATGGTGTATGGAAACTAAAGAAAAACTTTGGTAAAGAGTACATGGGTATTGAACGCTCTACGTTCATCATTGACAAAGAGGGAATGCTTGTAAAAGAGTGGCGTAAAGTCCGTGTAAAAGATCACGTGGAAGATGCCCTTCGTTATATCAAGGAAAATCTTTAATGGAAATTGGGTAGGTGCCCAGGACATTTTGTTTTCACCTACATAAAATAATGGTGTAGGGCATACCTCCTCAGGATAGTACTAAATGTAGAAAGTGCGAAATTCTTCGCACTTCTTTTTATATGAAGGAACGTGCGTCAAATCATCTTTAAAAGAGTGATGATGTTACATAGAGCAAGATTGACAAAAGCATACATTTTCTTGTAGACTAATTATAAGAATTATAAAGTAATAATATCTATAGAAATGAGGTGCATGACGTGTCAGCCCATGAATTGAAGGACGTAATTGAATCGCTAAAAGGGACCGGTGTTCGCATTACTCCACAGCGTCATGCGATTTTGGAATATCTAATCAGTTCAATGTCGCATCCAACTGCAGATGAAATTTATAAATCATTAGAGGGTAAATTCCCTAACATGAGTGTTGCTACGGTATATAATAACTTGCGTGTGTTTAAAGAAGTAGGGATTGTGAAAGAGTTGACTTTTGGAGATGCCTCAAGTCGTTTTGATTACGTTACTACTCATCACTATCACGTTATTTGTGATCGCTGTGGCCGAATTGTTGATTTTCACTACCCAGGTCTAGACGAAGTAGAAGCACTTGCTGCTCATATCACTGGATTTGATGTGAAGAATCACCGCATGGAGATTTACGGAACTTGTTCGGATTGTAAAGAAAAAACAGAGCACTGATAAAAGGCAAAAGATAACCTCATGATAGAGGTTTTTCTTTTGCCCTTTTTTGCGTCATGTTTAAGTGGCGCTTTTTTTATTGTATCTTTCATCAAATTCTTTTCCTTCTAATGATGGGTCTAGCGTGAGTGGTTCTCTACAATGCATACACATATCCACTCGACCAAGTATTTTGGTCGGTTTTTTACAGCTTGGACAGACTACTTGGACCGCTTTTGTTGATAAGAGACCGATCCAAAAATAAACAACGGTGCTAGCGATGATGCATAGTAGACCGAGTAGCATAAAGATAGTCATGGCCCATACGTTTGATCGAAAAAATACTCCCCCATACATGACAATAAATCCAATAAAAATAAGACTTAATGCAAACGTGCGAATCTTATTAATCTTGCTTGAATATTTAGTTGCCAATTCAGTCCCCTCCTATTAAATTAATCATATCACAAAATTCTGGCTATTTTAGGTAATAATTTAACGGGCTTTTTGAGATTGAAACAAACTACAGAAATGATAAAGGATTTCTTAAAATGAATTCATGCATGTTAGGAGGATTTCAATTATTTTTATCAAAATGTTACATATAAAGTGTGATTTTATTCGTCATATGTCGAATTTTCTTTTACAATAGATGAGACAAATTATTTCTGGAGGAGCCGATTATGGAAGATATTTTGCGACCTATTTATCAAGAGCGTGCTAGCAACGAGGATACGTTGAGTATTTTGTTAATTGAACGAAGAAAAGAAGAATCTCCCATTACAGAAAACTTGGACGCTGTATTGTTTATCATTGTGAGAGAGGCGAATGATCCCCTCTTTATTAAACACTACGAGTATATCAATCAAAAAGCATCTTTATATGTAGCGACAGCAGAGCAAGTAAACGAGTGGCTATTGTATGGTACAAATAGAAGAATTGTGGATTGGGTGCTAAACGGGAAGGTTATTTTTGATCGTAATGAATACATCGATCAATTACGTCAGCGTTTATTGGAATTTCCACAGCAAGAACGCGTTGAAAAAACTGCGATCGAATTCGCCAAGCTTATTCGCCGCTATATAGAAGGAAAAGATTTCTATGAATCTAAGCATTACTTAGACGCCTTTAATCATATTATTCATGCGTTGCATCATTTAGCGAGACTGTCAGTGATCGAAAATGGCTTCCACCCTGAAGTAACCGTCTGGAGTCAGGTTAGAAAAATAGAACCCGAAATTTATAAATTATATGAAGAGCTGGTATATAGCACCGAAGAACTTCCGAAGAGATTAGAGCTTCTATTTTTAGCAAGTGAATTTTTGGTAAATCAGCGAACTGAGGTTGGTTCTAAACACTTCTTGGAAGTATTAAGTGAAAAAGAAGAATCATGGACATTTGATGAAATTTTAAATCATCCGAAGCTACGTCCGTATGTTATTGATGTTGGAGTACTATTAGAATTTTTAGTAGGAAAAGGCGTCGTTCAGGTTGAAAAAATCCCTACCAAAGGTAAAAATATTTATCACCGTCATTATAAAATCGAAAAAAACTAGATAGGGAATAAAAAGTGTAAAGGGGCTCAAAACCCTTGTGTATCAGCGAGTTCCTTTGCATCTATTCTAAAAGAACAACTTTCTTTTAAAAAAGTTTTCAAATAGTGTTGACTTCAAAATCGTATCATGATAAATTATTACTTGTCGTTAAGACAGCAGAAAACAAACAAAACGCTTACCAAAAACGGATTAAAAAAAGTTGTTGACAAACAACTAGGTGGATGGTAAGATGAGAAAGTCGCTTACGAGCGAGATGAACTTTGAAAACTGAACAAAACAAGCAAAACGTCAACGTTTTAAAAGTAAGACAACAAATGAGCAAGTCAAACATTTCTTCGGAGAGTTTGATCCTGGCTCAGGACGAACGCTGGCGGCGTGCCTAATACATGCAAGTCGAGCGGACTTGTTAGAAGCTTGCTTCTAACAAGTTAGCGGCGGACGGGTGAGTAACACGTGGGTAACCTGCCTGTAAGATGGGGATAACTCCGGGAAACCGGAGCTAATACCGAATAACACTTTCGCTCGCATGAGCGGATGTTAAAAGACGGTTTCGGCTGTCACTTACAGATGGACCCGCGGCGCATTAGCTAGTTGGTGAGGTAACGGCTCACCAAGGCGACGATGCGTAGCCGACCTGAGAGGGTGATCGGCCACACTGGGACTGAGACACGGCCCAGACTCCTACGGGAGGCAGCAGTAGGGAATCTTCCGCAATGGACGAAAGTCTGACGGAGCAACGCCGCGTGAGTGATGAAGGTTTTCGGATCGTAAAACTCTGTTGTTAGGGAAGAACAAGTACGAGAGTAACTGCTCGTACCTTGACGGTACCTAACCAGAAAGCCACGGCTAACTACGTGCCAGCAGCCGCGGTAATACGTAGGTGGCAAGCGTTGTCCGGAATTATTGGGCGTAAAGCGCGCGCAGGCGGTTCCTTAAGTCTGATGTGAAAGCCCACGGCTCAACCGTGGAGGGTCATTGGAAACTGGGGAACTTGAGTGCAGAAGAGGAAAGCGGAATTCCACGTGTAGCGGTGAAATGCGTAGAGATGTGGAGGAACACCAGTGGCGAAGGCGGCTTTCTGGTCTGTAACTGACGCTGAGGCGCGAAAGCGTGGGGAGCAAACAGGATTAGATACCCTGGTAGTCCACGCCGTAAACGATGAGTGCTAAGTGTTAGAGGGTTTCCGCCCTTTAGTGCTGCAGCTAACGCATTAAGCACTCCGCCTGGGGAGTACGGCCGCAAGGCTGAAACTCAAAGGAATTGACGGGGGCCCGCACAAGCGGTGGAGCATGTGGTTTAATTCGAAGCAACGCGAAGAACCTTACCAGGTCTTGACATCCTTTGACCACTCTAGAGATAGAGCTTTCCCCTTCGGGGGACAAAGTGACAGGTGGTGCATGGTTGTCGTCAGCTCGTGTCGTGAGATGTTGGGTTAAGTCCCGCAACGAGCGCAACCCTTGATCTTAGTTGCCAGCATTAAGTTGGGCACTCTAAGGTGACTGCCGGTGACAAACCGGAGGAAGGTGGGGATGACGTCAAATCATCATGCCCCTTATGACCTGGGCTACACACGTGCTACAATGGATGATACAAAGGGTTGCGAAGCCGCGAGGTGAAGCTAATCTCATAAAATCATTCTCAGTTCGGATTGTAGGCTGCAACTCGCCTACATGAAGCTGGAATCGCTAGTAATCGCGGATCAGCATGCCGCGGTGAATACGTTCCCGGGCCTTGTACACACCGCCCGTCACACCACGAGAGTTTGTAACACCCGAAGTCGGTGGGGTAACCGTAAGGAGCCAGCCGCCTAAGGTGGGACAGATGATTGGGGTGAAGTCGTAACAAGGTAGCCGTATCGGAAGGTGCGGCTGGATCACCTCCTTTCTAAGGAAAATTGCTTGAACCACGTGTTCAGCAACAAACAACGTGACGTCGTTTTGTTCAGTTTTGAAGGTTCATTACGAACTTTCAATAAGAAGTCTTTTGATCACATCGTGATCATGAGGCAG includes:
- a CDS encoding glutamate synthase-related protein, which translates into the protein MRQSTWTPSLFKDYHLHEHDACGIVSVIEKEREATKKNIEDCINALNTMNHRAGFVNGEGDGIGVHIDLPTILWKEKLSKAGLNESLVDQDSFIVGHFFISKEVSKTSAKKRILSVLEGLNFELVYEADNITNSDVLGPLAKNEEPYFWQVGLISKDTHSIKKKTFEATLEIEKDAAVHVSSLSNSYVVYKVMGAGDTLKAYYEDLKSPVIASTMTLGHNRYSTNTLTNFFRVQPFSLLGHNGEINTVAKLRDEARMMNVSLTNGGSDSQDLDRIIQSLISRDDYSLFEAVDVLFPPIVNEIKAYPPHLQDLYTYVREAWGHFAQGPAGIISRYEDEAVFSVDSLGLRPLWKLETESSYLFSSEPGIIPNGEYVAEPKPLGPGEKVGLKWNADGKMVVFDYPALQQEVYERFSKRIKLAEDRLRLSTPHYPTNVLMTNLGKVSNGHYAAFGWDREHIQLIEQMADNGAEPIRSLGHDAPLAALHGGRKNIADYIKESVAVVTNPAIDRDRETEHFSTRVIIGKRPSLSKKEDNDYVVELLSPILIEGEQGNRCAEALEQPSFDQLVNDYQQKQLSYYLSATFKDGESIPEALKRLEEEATEAVLGGKTLLIIDDAQAHQNGQYFLDPHLVTAALDQALVEKQLRRNCTLLLRSGAIRSLHDVVTAFGLGANVISPYLLFATVFEETDQPTLNLYSALIKGLEKVISTIGIHELRGYGRLFSAIGLHDDIAGILNVVNFFGSTTLVHNWEQMKEDSIARAAEYEDEKARPGKTFHLFPRIWKAIGEVAQTGSYDAYREKLTEQEEGNPTTIRHLTNVTSSPKRISPEKVDVGVGEHSLPFVIASMSFGSQNEIAFRAYAEAANRLNMVSLNGEGGEIKDMLGKYPRTRGQQVASGRFGVNAELLNSSNLLEIKIGQGAKPGEGGHLPASKVTLKIAEARNATVGSDLISPSNNHDIYSIEDLAQMISELKTANDQAKVAVKVPVVPNIGTIAVGITKAGADIITLSGFDGGTGAARIHALQHVGLPVEIGVKAAHNALLEAGLRQKVEIWADGGIKSALDVVKMMMLGANRIGFGTLSMIAIGCTTCRGCHLDTCHVGIATQIESEAQAKEHGLRRFVPRQLDNAVQGLTNFFTAFGNELKQLAGDLGFDRLQDLVGRSDLLTQARGKDLLDLTYLLKTVDIQPFAQPEVAASVEEEQLSVAVGSEYLDYHVESLEQSRSYDTVTSEQRILGSRVSCHRVRNRLDGSYKKLPAISLQYNNGSIPGNGLGAYNTSGINIQVSGGAQDGTGKTSFGGSISILKSPGKNGGYYNGSVGKGFGYGAQSGLLLAQGNADARAGIRLSGADMIIGGKLVSPIPEEEHGNIGVNANIKGFAFEYMTNGRGLVMGDPGPWICAGMTGGVVYLRHQPEMGLTKEALKRRIAKGAKVDLSPLNAKGLADVKELLTLYSNELTNQGQIDEAKEIEKLAANPSDYFLQVIPSKEQADPSVSTE
- a CDS encoding glutamate-1-semialdehyde 2,1-aminomutase, yielding MQFTKSEQLQQEAVENILGGVNSPSRSYKAVGGGAPVVMERAKGAYFWDVDGNQYIDYLAAYGPIITGHAHPHITKAIQHAAETGVLYGTPTKHEITFAKMIREAMPALDKVRFVNSGTEAVMTTIRVARAYTGRDKIIKFAGCYHGHSDLVLVAAGSGPSTLGTPDSAGVPKSIAQEVITVPFNEIKPFKEALEKWGDEVAGILVEPIVGNFGIVEPEPGFLQQVNDLAHAAGALVIYDEVITAFRFMYGGAQDLLGVKPDLTALGKIIGGGLPIGAYGGRQDIMEQVAPLGPAYQAGTMAGNPASMLSGIACLEVLKEEGVYEEMDRLGAILEAGIEKHAATYNLPITINRLKGALTIYFTNEKVKNYVQAENTDGEMFAKFFKLMLHQGINLAPSKYEAWFLTTAHTEEDIQKTLVAVENAFKQLANA
- a CDS encoding ABC transporter ATP-binding protein; this translates as MGNAIEVVKLRKEFKAYSSRSGLKGAFRDLLTRNYKIHRAVNDISFTVKQGEMVGYIGENGAGKSTTIKMLTGILTPTDGNVTVNGMNPHKERERFAHTIGVVFGQRSQLWWDIAVQESFRLLKKVYKVSDEEYEEHMEHVIKTLDIGPLLDKPVRKLSLGQRMRCELAAALIHNPPLLFLDEPTIGLDVLVKLKIRQFLKEINEKYNTTILLTTHDLADIEALCERVVMLDEGNIIYDGSLKKLRSNWGGQKQVSFEFKEEPNKEELAAFTSELPVSWKEGERANVLVAHVHNEEDAISQVIGKVVARYAIKDISIDETSTEEIIRNIYEEGMTHG
- a CDS encoding ABC transporter permease — protein: MDKYLEMIRIRFLMMLAYRTNYYSGILIYSINIGAYYFLWSAIYSGKSNIQGLTIVQMTTYVAVSWMARAFYFNNLDREMAMEIKEGKVAVELIRPYSYLGMKAMQGLGEGIFRILFFSVPGMVIVGLLFPIQLSTDIPTWGFFFLSLILSFIVNTQINLLTGITTFFLFNNDGLIRAKRVVIDLFSGLLLPISFYPIWAQHIMAYFPFQSISYIPSMIFTEGFKGSQITSALLTQCIWALILFVPISLLWNIARKRMVIQGG
- a CDS encoding ABC transporter permease, yielding MFYTSMFVQYISQYMKTRLQYRTDVVVELLSDLLFQAVNLIFILVVFGHTQLLNGWSRDEIIFIYGFFLVPFALFSAFFNIWDFNERYIVKGEMDRILTRPIHSLFQVILERMELESLFGAFTGLAVMLYAGSRLALDFHWYDVIIFVAFVFGGALVYAGIFVAIASIGFWSDARTSIMPTMYNIGNYGRYPVDIYNQIIRYILTWILPFAFVGVYPAAYFLGKTKWYGYAFLTPVMGIVFFGISLVLWNIGVKKYRGAGN